One segment of Calypte anna isolate BGI_N300 chromosome 4A, bCalAnn1_v1.p, whole genome shotgun sequence DNA contains the following:
- the SMIM31 gene encoding small integral membrane protein 31: MELPFTNLEVAFILLAFVIFSLFTLASVYTSPHDNKEGSLQILESSYKVTSGPLHIEQSQFPQPILIWEVLQPTAHFCGSPLDTLKEQYVLMLATTALDTILQVESHKSGVQGENHLHGRTVHASFDASPNTLFILLYWDRGACMRKTTHRKSTRKGSNPARKRHIQV; this comes from the exons ATGGAGCTGCCCTTCACCAACCTCGAAGTTGCTTTCATCTTGCTGGCTTTTGTCATTTTCTCCTTGTTTACCTTGGCTTCTGTCTACACCAGCCCTCATGACAACAAAGAAG gctcccttcagatactggaaagctcCTATAAGGTGACCTCAGGACCTCTTCACATTGAACAAtcccaatttcctcagcctaTCCTCATatgggaggtgctccagcccactgctcatttctgtggctctcctctggacacactcaaggAGCAATATGTCCTTATGTTGGCGACCACAGcactggacacaatactccaggtggagtctcacaagagtggagtgcagggggagaatcacctccatGGACGGACTgtccatgcttcttttgatgcatcccCGAATACactttttatacttttataCTGGGACAGAGGAGCATGCATG AGGAAAACTACCCACAGAAAGAGCACAAGGAAAGGATCAAATCCAGCAAGAAAAAGGCACATTCAAGTATGA